From Anticarsia gemmatalis isolate Benzon Research Colony breed Stoneville strain chromosome 16, ilAntGemm2 primary, whole genome shotgun sequence:
atacaatattgttaactgaaaaagcgttttaaaacacaatttttccattcacccctttggtcgtttcgattcacccctatcgctgggtgaatagaaattgaccatttttttaatgaaatatcgtaaaattatgcatatttttggacaaatatggttttaactctttcttcatggcgccggacatgatataaaagaacccgacaataaaaataacaagttattcgctacaaatttttaggacaaagttgaaaattgtttctattcaccccgttttacggtaactataattttaaattaaagactcATTAGGtgcgtttaattttaatagcatCTTTTACATAGGTAATACATccattttctattaataaatagtggaaacatttcaatataaaatagaataaaccGCTTACGACGAATGTTCGTCccctgaaatattttaacacgATTTAAATAGAATATAGCATCATAAAGTTATATGGGTGGTAGTTTTGCTTGGGCCAGAGCTGCTTCATCAGGAACAGTAGCGGTGAATGCTGGCGGGTAGGGACGTGCGTACTTCGGCAACACTGCGGGTAATTCGGGAAGAGCGCCACGAACTAGGCGACGAAGTGCTGTGTTGCGGCGTCTAAGTTGCTCAACCTCTTCATGGACTTTCTCACGTTCTGGAGAATTATAAAACATTCTTACATGTTCATACTATTACAAAAGTtcagaaatttatttttcattgctGACTTTCAACTGCATTGACTCGATACCGATTCGACTAAAATGAGGTAAACTAGAATTAATCAATTTGGCTCCTTTAAATTCAATTGAACAAAAAGGAAAAGATTTAAACCATTACGACGTTTATATTTTCTAGATCAGTTTACAAACCCACCTTGTAATATAGCTAGATAATCGTTGAGTCCGGACAAAACACCATCCCAAAACCTATCTTTTTCAGGTGGAAACACGTTCTTCCATTGCAACCAGTACTGATCTATTTCCTCTGGAGTAATCTTGCGGGACGGAGTCTCAAAGTTTGGAGGTCGCAAGTTTTCcctataaaataattgaacatGATTATCTAAATTATCAAATTTAACATAAGCCAGTAGAAAGCTCTTTAGTCTTGAAGAAAGTTAAACTAAGTTCAAGACAAAATACTAACAATATGTCGTAAAGTTTCTTCTTTTCCGGGGGCACAAACACTGCTATGAATTCACTTAACGCCGTCAACACTTGCATTGGCTCAATTTCCAAAAGATGACCCactaaaaagcaaaaaataaatttcatttccAGGCAACGTCAAAAAGCCCGTAAATTATACggtgataataattttaactaacgTGGACAAAGGTAAGGGCAAACTGGTTTTATAGTGGTAGCCATATGTGGTTTTGACGCTACAGTCACGCCTCGTCCGCCAGGCCTCCTGCCTGCTACTGAACCCCCTTCCGGTGTGCCTCCGGTCATCATCACACTGGCAGctagaaaaacaaatatcattaaaaCTCAAAATATCATAGCTCAGTAATAGCGTATAAAACCTGTATTTCCAAGTAACAGTGGCCGgcagttaattaataaaaataaaaaaaagaaagaaaaaatgcattacatattttattattttactaaccTTGAGGATCTCCGCACTTTTGTATAATTTCATCAGCTTCCGACATAAGCAGCTGATCGGCAGGGGACAACTCATGACTCCTGTTTTGAAAACACAGTAAGTGAAAATGTACCTGAGTAATAATAGCGCTGTGTTCAAACAAAACAAGCCAAACCTAAATCCGATGTGCGCAGAACGAGATGTGCTGGCTGAAATACTTCTAACAGCGATACTTGGTCGTCCTCTCATTGATGGCCTCGCGCCTGTATTTGGCTGTCCTgtacataacaaaaatacaggAATTGTACAATGCTTTAGTAAATTATACGATAATGGTAAAAATGGCTtgcaaaaacatttaaatgagttaaatatttaaacacaaacCCTTAATAATAGCCACAGAAGAAGCTCTTGATCCCATATCTGTGATCGAAGGTTCGGACGCAGGCATCACGGCTTCTGTCGTCACTTCGAGACCGACGCAAATCGGACAAAATGCatagtttaaaaatgatttgCACAAAAGTTCTACGTCTTCTTCTGCTTGAATTTCTAAcgccttaaataaaaaaagttaataaatgtattaattttgataatatacttaattatcatCCATATAAGAAATTATTACTCATGTTAATTTAAGATCTTGAAATGACAAAATACGAACCATAAAAATAGCATCCAGTGTGCACAGATTTCTGGAACCagtttgatatttttctattaatttcaaAAGGCGATCTTCTACCAAGAATCCGGTGTTGTCTGCTACAAGATCCAGGATATGACGAATCtaaaatgtacatttatttCACATTATTACCAGGTACCAATATAATAATGAGTAAAATGTACGTGGATGTATTTTGTCTACCAGTTTCTCTCTAGCTTCATTGGTTGATGCATCACGATCCAGTTTGTTGTCTTTCTTTACTTGTGGTTTTTTAGTAGCAGCTTCTTCCAGTTCTACAAATGATATATTAAGATTACAGTCAGTAGGTACTCGTCCAATAAAGGCCAAAACTACtaaggataaataaattataggtaCGGTACCATATTTATGCAAAGGGCTTTTCGGTGGTGGTGCCGGTGGCAATGGAGGCGGCTCTGCTAAAATATGCGCATGAAGAGCCACCTCGCCTTGCCGCAACTGTTTGCTCAACTCTAAACAACTAGCCGCAGACATTCGCCACACCTGCGAGAACTTATAATGGTTTACGTGAGAAAACTGATCAGACTTTTTCTCCAAATCGTCCATAGTCTGCATCAGTTTGATAATCTCCGAGTCTGCCTTGATTTCTTCGAGAGCACCGTCTTCAGCTGCTTTGCGTATTTTCGCTCTTAAAGAATTTGCTACATCGGACATTTTGTTCAGTTTTCGTTTTTGCTGAGATCGTACAAATACGTTTTCTTCCTCTCGTTTTTTGAGGACCTGTGAAATGCATGATACAAGTTACCAAATACTAAATATGATAGGCGCTTTTCAGGTAAGTATTAAGATGGACTATGAAAAATGAAGGAGTACCTGATAAGTATAACCGATCTTCTCAGTATTGATGATACAGGTGGACTTCAGTTTTTCTAATTCCTGCTGCAACTCTTGAGTTAACGATTCCAATTCTATTTTAGCCTCGCGATACTTCTCGTGATGGTCCCACATTATTGCTTCTACAGCTTTTTTATGCTCATCTAACTGGACAAggatttaaaaaatgaatattatgcTTACTAACTAAATACTATTCTTTGGGTCAAAGAGAAGTGAAAGCCCAAAAGcaatttcttatattattataggaacTGTATTACACTGTTAGGCAACGGAATGAGGGCTTAGGCCATGAGGCCACGCTGACCAAATGCGGGTACTGTGCATACTGTTCCGAACTGTTTTAAAAGCAGTAGGTACGTAGGTAAAGTAGATATTAAGAACTATTCCATGCTATAATACCTGTTCAAATCTGTATTCCATGTGAGCAGTTTCTTCTTTATCCCGCTGTTTATAAAGTGCTTCCCATCGTTTATTGTTGTGGTCTATCATCGCTTCCCGCTCGATGTTGATGGCTTGTTCTATCAAACTCAGTTGCTTCTCGTAAGCTCTTTGCATTATTGTCACTTGTTTTTCGATTCTGTCTGACAACTCCTTGATATCTTTATCCTACagaataaatgttatattaaataaagcGATGTCTGTTTAAAACGTCGACTTAACCAACACTGTCGACTGTCGAAGTAtcacataaatacaaattaattggaatcgaacctacaacGCTCAGTGCTATCAGAACAATGACAATGTAGCACAGCTTATGCTATAGTGTACGAATTTTCAATAGATTATCAGTCTTATTTACTTGTTTGTCTAAATCCTCGTAATAAGCTTCATCCATTCTTTTGAGGTCACTTTTAACTTGAGCAATAAGGTCATCTTTCTGTTGAAGCAGAGCGTCGCACTTTTTCTTCTGTTCCTTCATCTCCGCATCAATATCCAGTGGATCTTTTACGGATAGAATGTGGTCCCAATGTGCAGAAATAGTATCGTATTGTAATTGGGCCGCGGCTGCTTCTTCTTCTATCTTTTTCATGGAATCTGTGGAATAAGCGCGTTAGATACATAGACAAATAAATTGCCTATCATTACATTAagtataggtaggtattaagATATACTTATGTGGGTACTTAATCAGCTCTCGGAAGTGCGTAAAAAAAGCTTAGCTtagcttattattatatacctacctacatattttgtcgtggaaatcgaacccgcaAACATATCCAAGCTACATAGTGACTGTTTTAGGTATTAAATTTACATAGGTATGGTAATTCTACAGAATGCATTAGACTGTTAGATGGTTAAGTCGCCATGCTATCTACTTGCTCTATGTCTAGTagtgtttcaaaataaataataaccttCCATCTTCTTAAAGAAAAGCGTTCGCCTGACGACCTCGCGTTCATCGGTCGTGACCTTGACATTGGTGACTTTAGCTGCGCCATCAAGAGCTAGTCTCTGAAGCTCTTCGGCTGCGGCCGCTGTCGCTTGTTCTATTGGACCTTCGCCTTCCTCCTCCGCCGCAGCTTCTTCAGTCGGCTGTTCAGCTCTAAGTAATGGATGTTTTTTTACGTTTCCGTCATTATTTAATCATTTGTAGGGTTTAAGTTCAAATTAAAAGTCGTAGTTCGATGGATACGGGTCAGGTCTGAGATTGATAGGTTGGGACCTACCTGCTATCCTAAAGTTTGTATTTAGGTGTGTAATTATGTTTGATTTGAGGTGGGGGGGACATGGTAATGGATCCTAATTGGAATATGTTTCATAGCGGTcataataaataggtaggtacctacctaggttGGAGTTTATGTTACATAAGATGTGCCTAAAGGTTCTAAATATCAGTACATACCTACACATTGGTTTAAAGTATTACTACTTTAGGTAGGTATAGGTGCAAGGTGCCTAAACTTACTTTTTAAGTGCCTCCTGTCTTCGCTTGATACGCAAATTCCTAGCTGCTTTACGTTCAACCGGGTCTTGAGACGTGACCTGTGGTTCCTTCGGCGCCAGAACATCATCTTCGTCATCGTCACCCCCATATTTCGTagccatatttaataattataataaaaaaatatttacacaacgCAACTATCAAAAGAAAGATAATCACATCACGCATGAGCTGTTACCAGTTGCTACGACAACAGCTGATATTGTAACTATGGTCGCACTCAcaaattgataaataagtaGATACTATGGCAACGATAGACCATTAAGATGCACGCTTCAGGTACAAACTTCTGTAGGATACGCTTTCATCTTTCATTTGCAAGAATCACATACAGAACTTATTATTTTGCTATGGATCTGAATGGTATAATGAGCACCTGTATGTGGTAGGTACTCCTGTGGAAAAAGCCTAGCAAATAGCGGCTTTCTCCTCTAGAAGTAGGTAAATTATAAGGCTTTCATAGTAAACGCGCCAAGTAACAAAAATACGAGTGTACGTTTCGTACGCATACGTCTCGGGTCGTAGGTATGGAGCTACTATGCTGTTATTGTGTAAGCAATTGACAATTACTTTATAGATGCATTTATAACGATCAAGATCCTGGAGTAGGAATTATTACAAGTTATTTAGAACCTGCTGTATGCCTGCAATAGTTATAATCTGTCTGCAATAATCTGTGTATGATCTTAATAGTTGTTAATGTGTTTCTTGAGTACAAGGTACTGTAGTTATAGAGTAAATTCATGACATTGTGTTTTACATGCaagtgtatgtaaataaatcgtCAGTTGACGTCTAGGTGAATAGAGGATGTTTTAAAggaataaaacacaaaaaccttttataaattgtttacttaaatttactttttgctGTTAAGGATGATACCATCGTATTTCTGTTGGAACCACTTCATGGCATCCTCCTTTGCCAAACGATGGGGGAACCCAACCTTGCCTGTCTTGCGTCTTCTGTGCGCTACGTTGAAACCTGAAACAACATAAAAGCTCGTAAGAATCTAATTTTTACTGCTGATATTGCGATTTGAGTTCGTAAAGTAAGGCAACTCATAAGATTATGAATTGAAATGTTTCCTAGACCATTAAAacttatagaataaaaataacgctAACGGTATTCAAAATGatcataatgttataaattgttttgcagtactttgtaaaataacatcttagcatgaaaaataatgtttaccaATTTCACTTGACAATAAGAAAATTTATCTCACAATCTATTGAAAATATGGTATTTGTTTTAGCACATATTTTACAGAGTGAGGCTGTATTTTTGTCATCACCCTTGAACAGATGTGCATGTTACACAGAATCATCATACTTATTCAGAATATaaagtatcaatatttaaagCTGAGATTGAAGTTATAGTCACAAACACTGTAAACTTAGCATAGTTCATCAAGTGACATATTATCATGAATTATCAGAAAAacgtgaataaaaatataattacctgGTCGGCCAAGGACAACGTAGAAGTCGAGACCATAGATACCAATAGAGGGATCGTATTTGATACCCAAGTCAATGTGTTCCTGAATACCGAAACCGAAGTTTCCTGTGGCTGAGAAGTTGTCGCGTCTCAACTCGTATTCCCTGACCTagaacaaaaatacaattttaagcaTATTACTGAGAAATATTACAGCTATTAcctaagttttaaattatgtgtacaaaatgcatttacaaaatagtaatcttatcaaaatattgaattgaatatAATCAATGTAATATTAAAGATGCCAACAAAATAGTGTAGCTAATATTTAAAGGATCTCCATTATAATATGGCAGTAAACTAATAAAAGTGACATCTATATGTATTcaatacacctctgcctgcactAAAAACAGAATGCTACAtacataacaattaaaaattttgaaatgaacTAACCTTAAGACCCCTCTCGAGGATCTCCTCAGCCTTGGCTCCACGCACAGTGCAGTGGACAGCAATCTTTTCATTACGACGGATACCAAAGGAACGTACAGTGTACCTGGCCTTTGAGAACACTGGCTGTTGTCCAGTAAGCTGTTCCAACACCTGGAATGACGCAATAGCAAAAATAAGTATTGTAACTGCTTTAAACTCATTATATTGGAGAGTCATGATAAAATTGGGAGCAATGATGGAAGTTTTGAAACAAACAAGTGCACTTTAGGGTATGAAAGCTAGCATAGATTGTAAATCTCAAAAAGAGATTCCATCAATACatgaaattgtttaatttaaaatttacatttgtacaaaaacaataacaatagtttacattttgttattagtAATTATAATCTGATATAGATTATCCTTATTGAGTGCCTTGATTGCTACCTTCACCTCCCATAGGTTGTAGACACGGGGCAATGTTTTgatgtaaaagtaattttgtaatttccGTAAGTATTCTGAACAGTAAGGAATTAGTGCTCAGAAGTTGCAAATTGGAAATATTAATCTTGCATGAACTTACAAAGAGTAACACAAGTTATGTTAATCTTGAACAAGATCATGCCATTTCTATACCATTACTATCCTGTTATAGCAATGCTCAACGAGCTGTATGCTTATAGAACTAATAATTGCTAAAATCAATACccaaaatttttaataaactaggtATCTCAGGTGTATGTATGGAAAGTTTACTTACTTTGCACAGATAAAGACAGACTTTACTCATGTAAAAGtgaatgtttaaattaaataactatatttgCTGTTTTAGCTATACTCCAGCTTCAATGTAAGAGTACAATCTTTGTTGTTATAAGAAGACAAGGCAGTTTGTTATGGTATTTTAAGAAGTCTGTTAATTTGGTGGTCTTATTTAGCTGCGTGTAAGCTTGCTGTATATCGATATACCAGCAATAACACTAACAACATAGGCATCGTGGTGTGGCCCGCACATAATACACATTTTTAGGGTTATGTTCCAAAAGTAATCAATATGAGTAAATACTCCTAAATGATGACAAATTCATTACTAACCTTAGCAGCACGAGTCAGCCTGTCACCAGACTCTCCGACACAGATGTTCAGGCAGAGTTTCCTGATGTGAAGATTCCGCATAACATTTTTGGAATTATCTTTAGGAGGCTTCTTCTCCTTCTTGTCTTTCTTCGCGGGTGGTGGTACACGCTGAAATACATATTCTCAATTTACGATTTGCACTCAATACTCACTTTACCTTATAAATAATCCTTGTGATTAAACACTCGAGACACTAGGTTATGCCGAGTATAAGTTGAATTTGGACGTAAAACCAAAAATACGGTATCAAAAGCAAATAGAGCACAGTAACAGACATTGTAGGATATTCAAGcacaaataatacaatagatTTTTACTGATTCAAATGGATAATTTAACATGAAAGTCAAAAACACCCACCGCCATGGTTACAACTTATCAAAAAGAACCATAAACAAGCCTACCGCAAACGTCAATGTCAAAACGTACCAAAGGCAACCAAGATTGTTTTATGCAGTGGCACATAAGGAAACCTAGTCTTTTTATCCAACTACATAATGAGAAATACCACTCAATAAGCTGATTTTAATCTCGATTTAAATAGATAATGAATGTACGATTCACTTACGTTGCACTTAttacgaaagaatcaaaaagtTAAAGATGCATTAAATTGAGTAAACGCATATATCGCACAGATACTGCCTGCGTGTAGCTCTTTATATGCCAACGTTTTCTTACTTCAAAAGCTATACAAATATATTCAAGACccattatttaaaaacgaaaaatattacccCTCTagcaatgatattttttataggacACTTTATTCAACGGAATAACTAgaccgaataaaaaaaataagataaactttaattttttcacataaaaatacataacaataaatagcTTTGGAATATGCGAGCGggctaaaataaaaacttgaaacaattgagcaatattttaagttgataccaatatcattataatacatTCAATACTATGAGCATACTTATGCAGGTAAGGGGGACAAAAcacttaattgttttattgttgctGTCTACATACGGATAAACTCCATTAATATGTCAATAAGGTTCAATTTAGCGTTTCAAAACCTCGAACTGGTTAGCACAGCAGCAGCTGTGCTTGGCAGTGACatgaagaataataataaaccgTTAACGCTTTACTATAATTAACTTATACCTTTATGTAAGTACATTCAACAGTATGTTCGCATTGCTTTGAAGGCAATATTctccttataaaatattttattaaaaaaaacaggaGATGTAATGTGCTGTGCAATCGGGTAAAAATagcaaagtattattttattttgcagtaaTTCCTAGAATGTAATTCCATCATTTATTTAAGGTTTCAAATTGTGTAACTAATACTTCACTTATTCCCGAGCAGGCAGTTTCTTCCAAATATTTAAGCTTTTCGATTTAATTCGATAATAATATCCGTTAAGCcgtgtataataattatttgtttcagatCACGTGGTAAAAAGTGAATCCAGCGGCATTCTGCGccatgaaataaattattgtacctagtttaattatttatgttacccCTACCCACATCCGACGCTTTATTCTGAGTACCGtttctcatattttattatttagcacTGTATATTGCCTGCTCGAACTCGACTGACGTATCTACCAACTAGTTTAACTAGACTGATTAAAGTTATTCAGGTACAGTTAAACGGAACATCAACAGTTTACATCATAGTTATAGTTATTTACGTAACCCAATAATGGAGGAATCTCGAAAAAGCAAAAATTTGCCGGTTAAGAAATATAAGAAGTATTATTGTTCGACATgccatatttatacaaattcgGAAAACCAATTAAATCAACATCTGGAAGGCTATCGTCATAAACACCGAATACTATTTTCTCATGCGCGCGACGACGATAATAATTTAGATGAATGTGAATGTAATATTCTTGTTTATGTTCCTGTTTTCATCGTTGTTACCataactacatatattttttgctattcaATTGTTACGTATAGCAATTGACATCTATAGctaataattatcataaataaaacattaaattgtaGTTAACGACGCCTTAAATTTCGCGCCATAATTTTAATTGGCGGAGAAGTCGTCCCCAAGCGTTCACGGCTTCTATGCGCACGAACGAACGCGCAGAACAATGAGGTAGCAGCCATTTTATGTCGGTGTCTAAGAAAAACATAATTCGAATGGCCAATCTTAACGAAATTGTGTAATTAGTGATATAATTTATGTGATTCTGTATACACTACTATATTTAGGTGTTTCTTTACTTATGTGAGTAGAATATAACTTTTGCTATACATATATACCGATATAATAACATAAGCGCGATGAAACCTaacattttgcataaaaaaggaataataataaatttgtatctCATTCCCTCCATACATTATGAAAGGTTGTTGTATTTCCAATAGCTGCAAGTCTTTCGTTAGTAAACTATGTTTATGTTAACCGATAGTAACTAAAGGCAAATATCACAATGCATTTTCTGTAGATTTAGCTCGGGCTAATATGACATAACTTTCACCAAAACGttgaataaagtaatataaaccCGTTTTGTTTACATTAGACTTGTATTGGTTACTAAATTACTTGTCGTGTGACAACCGGCGTCGCGCAGCCTCGGCTTGAAAGTTGGGGACAAAATTCAATAACGAATTGGCCATTTTATTGATGGCCGGGGGGGAGGCTGGGTGGAGACAGTCGGTCGGTGAGCTTCCGccatttaatattttgtcagagattttagttattttcattgttttgaaTCTTGTTTACACTTTCATATATCAACCGAGTGCCTACTCAGTTAACACTAGATATAGAACAAGTTTATATCTATCTACTTATGCTACACAAATATGCTAAAGATAAGCGCAGTGGTGTGAGTGTatgctattatattattcgtaTAGATACATAGTATATCTATCTATTACGTTcgcatataattatatctccGGCTTTTTATGCACCTATCTACAGTGCTCAGTCAACGGcctaacaatataaataaaacagctaCCTATGTGTAATACAACTGTTAATAATGTAATGTCTAATCTTTATTGTCGTTGTTTTGATTTATCTGTAATTTAACATTGTTGTTATTTTCGTATCACTATAAATGCTTATTTCCTACCCAATgtgtaattttgttacattaatgTTCTttaattgtcatttttattgcaCTTTCGTTGTAGTTTACTGTGCACCAtcttgaattttcttttttttttcaattattttatttgtgttaatcATGTAATCTCCtggttttgtaattttgttttgtttaaattatatgtattacacgcatatttatgctttttattttataaaacaagtcATCCATGTAACTACTTGCTTGTAGAGGGTAAAAAAGTGCGTTAACTTACGCCCTTACGCATGACTGATTTGATGCAAGTGCTTTATGATTTATGTCCtattaacaattactttttaacttgTCAGTCAAGTAGTTGTATTTATACCCTcatcattcattattttaactattgttttactttaattcCAGTTAATTACATATAAGCATTTTGGTCTAATAATTTGTTAAAGCTTACACTGTTTAATGCCAAGTCTattcaattgaaaatattaactcTATCTatctttttagaaatattaaccATTTAACCAATTATATCATgtaaaattgt
This genomic window contains:
- the LOC142979375 gene encoding dynein regulatory complex protein 1-like, which gives rise to MATKYGGDDDEDDVLAPKEPQVTSQDPVERKAARNLRIKRRQEALKKAEQPTEEAAAEEEGEGPIEQATAAAAEELQRLALDGAAKVTNVKVTTDEREVVRRTLFFKKMEDSMKKIEEEAAAAQLQYDTISAHWDHILSVKDPLDIDAEMKEQKKKCDALLQQKDDLIAQVKSDLKRMDEAYYEDLDKQDKDIKELSDRIEKQVTIMQRAYEKQLSLIEQAINIEREAMIDHNNKRWEALYKQRDKEETAHMEYRFEQLDEHKKAVEAIMWDHHEKYREAKIELESLTQELQQELEKLKSTCIINTEKIGYTYQVLKKREEENVFVRSQQKRKLNKMSDVANSLRAKIRKAAEDGALEEIKADSEIIKLMQTMDDLEKKSDQFSHVNHYKFSQVWRMSAASCLELSKQLRQGEVALHAHILAEPPPLPPAPPPKSPLHKYELEEAATKKPQVKKDNKLDRDASTNEAREKLIRHILDLVADNTGFLVEDRLLKLIEKYQTGSRNLCTLDAIFMALEIQAEEDVELLCKSFLNYAFCPICVGLEVTTEAVMPASEPSITDMGSRASSVAIIKGQPNTGARPSMRGRPSIAVRSISASTSRSAHIGFRSHELSPADQLLMSEADEIIQKCGDPQAASVMMTGGTPEGGSVAGRRPGGRGVTVASKPHMATTIKPVCPYLCPLGHLLEIEPMQVLTALSEFIAVFVPPEKKKLYDILENLRPPNFETPSRKITPEEIDQYWLQWKNVFPPEKDRFWDGVLSGLNDYLAILQEREKVHEEVEQLRRRNTALRRLVRGALPELPAVLPKYARPYPPAFTATVPDEAALAQAKLPPI
- the RpL11 gene encoding ribosomal protein L11 — encoded protein: MARVPPPAKKDKKEKKPPKDNSKNVMRNLHIRKLCLNICVGESGDRLTRAAKVLEQLTGQQPVFSKARYTVRSFGIRRNEKIAVHCTVRGAKAEEILERGLKVREYELRRDNFSATGNFGFGIQEHIDLGIKYDPSIGIYGLDFYVVLGRPGFNVAHRRRKTGKVGFPHRLAKEDAMKWFQQKYDGIILNSKK